One genomic window of Nocardioides daphniae includes the following:
- the yaaA gene encoding peroxide stress protein YaaA, whose translation MLILLPPSEGKTAPSRGKPLDLATLSHPTLTETRSCVLKHLVTLCEGDELEAAATLGLGAKQVDLVARNAALATAPTARADAVYTGVLYDALDFATLSSAAKRRATSRVGIASALFGLLSPGDRIPAYRLSGDASLPGLGSLAPVWRPVLGEAVAARLGNGLLVDLRSGMYANLWRPAPEAAARVAGVRVLHEHNGQRKVVSHFNKSTKGRIVRALLEAGATPRTPAALADALRDLGWHVEVGQPGPRGTELDVVVAEL comes from the coding sequence GTGCTGATCCTCCTCCCGCCCAGCGAGGGCAAGACCGCCCCCAGCCGCGGCAAGCCCCTGGACCTGGCCACCCTCTCCCACCCCACGCTGACCGAGACCCGCTCTTGCGTGCTCAAGCACCTCGTCACGCTCTGCGAGGGCGACGAACTGGAGGCCGCGGCGACGCTGGGGCTGGGCGCGAAGCAGGTCGACCTCGTCGCCCGCAACGCCGCACTGGCCACCGCCCCGACGGCCCGTGCCGACGCCGTCTACACCGGCGTCCTCTACGACGCGCTCGACTTCGCCACGCTCTCGTCGGCCGCCAAGCGACGCGCCACGAGCCGGGTCGGCATCGCCTCCGCGCTCTTCGGGCTGCTCTCCCCCGGCGACCGCATCCCCGCCTACCGACTTTCCGGCGACGCCAGCCTGCCCGGCCTCGGTTCGCTCGCCCCCGTCTGGCGCCCGGTCCTCGGTGAGGCGGTCGCCGCCCGGCTGGGCAACGGGCTGCTCGTCGACCTGCGCTCGGGGATGTACGCCAACCTGTGGCGTCCTGCCCCGGAGGCGGCGGCCCGGGTCGCCGGTGTCCGGGTGCTCCACGAGCACAACGGCCAGCGCAAGGTCGTGAGCCACTTCAACAAGTCCACCAAGGGTCGCATCGTCCGCGCCCTGCTGGAGGCCGGAGCCACGCCGCGTACGCCGGCGGCCCTGGCCGACGCGCTCCGCGACCTCGGCTGGCACGTCGAGGTGGGCCAGCCCGGCCCGAGGGGCACCGAGCTCGACGTGGTCGTCGCCGAGCTCTGA
- a CDS encoding zinc ribbon domain-containing protein, with the protein MKLLDLQAIDSKVAQLRHRRSSLPQLRELTTLGAERSVVVDRVRDARIVVDDLTTEQAKADADVEQVKARRTRDRERMDAGLVTNPKDLQRMTHELESLERRVSSLEEVELDIMERLEEAQAVLTRAEEELSALDQRVADLEAERDDAWREIDAEIEQTSGTRAAAANGIADDLLALYERLRESKGGLAAAEIRARECGGCRLGLDHAELARVKAAAPDEVVRCEECSRIMVRTSESGL; encoded by the coding sequence TTGAAGCTGCTCGACCTGCAGGCGATCGACTCGAAGGTCGCGCAGCTGCGCCACCGTCGGTCGAGCCTCCCGCAGCTGCGAGAGCTCACCACCCTCGGCGCCGAGCGATCGGTCGTGGTGGACCGTGTCCGTGACGCCCGGATCGTCGTCGACGACCTGACCACCGAGCAGGCCAAGGCCGACGCCGACGTCGAGCAGGTCAAGGCCCGCCGCACCCGCGACCGCGAGCGCATGGACGCCGGCCTGGTCACCAACCCCAAGGACCTCCAGCGGATGACTCACGAGCTGGAGTCGCTGGAGCGTCGGGTCTCCTCGCTCGAGGAGGTCGAGCTCGACATCATGGAGCGCCTCGAGGAGGCCCAAGCCGTTCTCACCCGCGCCGAGGAGGAGCTCTCCGCCCTCGACCAGCGCGTCGCCGACCTCGAGGCCGAGCGCGACGACGCCTGGCGCGAGATCGACGCCGAGATCGAGCAGACCAGCGGCACCCGTGCCGCCGCGGCCAACGGCATCGCCGACGACCTGCTGGCCCTCTACGAGCGTCTGCGCGAGTCGAAGGGTGGCCTGGCCGCCGCCGAGATCCGTGCCCGCGAGTGCGGCGGTTGCCGCTTGGGTCTCGACCACGCCGAGCTGGCGCGGGTCAAGGCCGCCGCCCCGGACGAGGTCGTCCGGTGCGAGGAGTGCAGCCGCATCATGGTGCGTACGTCCGAGTCGGGCCTCTGA
- a CDS encoding Nif3-like dinuclear metal center hexameric protein, producing MPSLGDVVDLLHTWYPPATAESWDAVGLVSGDPAAQVRKVMFAVDPTETVAAEAVEWGADLLVVHHPLFLKPVHGVAATTPKGRTLHALTRAGCALLAAHTNADQAVGGVSEAMATALGLRNQRPLVPAPSGPLDKVTTYVPTTHAEAVRAALAEAGAGSIGDYDSCSFSTPGEGRFRPLDGAQPHIGAVGVAEVVEEVRIEAVLPRSRRGAVVRALLAAHPYEEPAYDVVETADPGLAGTGTGRIGDVDETDLAGFAERVAAALPRTVGGVRVAGDPGRTVRRVALVGGAGDFLLDAMARSDADVYVTSDLRHHPASEFLEKDGPALVDVAHWAAEWTWLPVVEARLREAWGDTVETRVSTTPTDPWTMLVTG from the coding sequence ATGCCTTCCCTCGGTGACGTCGTCGACCTCCTGCACACCTGGTACCCGCCCGCCACCGCGGAGTCGTGGGACGCCGTCGGGCTGGTCTCCGGCGACCCGGCTGCGCAGGTGCGCAAGGTGATGTTCGCTGTCGACCCCACCGAGACGGTGGCGGCCGAGGCCGTCGAGTGGGGCGCCGACCTGCTCGTCGTGCACCACCCCCTCTTCCTCAAGCCGGTCCACGGTGTCGCCGCGACCACCCCGAAGGGCCGCACCCTGCACGCGCTGACCCGCGCCGGCTGCGCCCTGCTGGCCGCGCACACCAACGCCGACCAGGCCGTCGGCGGTGTCTCCGAGGCGATGGCGACCGCGCTGGGCCTGCGCAACCAGCGCCCGCTCGTCCCGGCGCCGTCCGGGCCGCTCGACAAGGTCACGACGTACGTCCCGACCACTCACGCCGAGGCCGTGCGCGCTGCGCTGGCGGAGGCCGGCGCCGGGAGCATCGGCGACTACGACTCGTGCTCCTTCTCCACGCCCGGCGAGGGGCGCTTCCGGCCGCTGGACGGCGCCCAGCCCCACATCGGCGCGGTGGGTGTCGCCGAGGTCGTCGAGGAGGTCCGGATCGAGGCCGTGCTGCCGCGGTCGCGACGCGGGGCGGTCGTCCGGGCGCTTCTCGCCGCGCACCCCTACGAGGAGCCGGCGTACGACGTGGTCGAGACCGCCGACCCCGGCCTGGCCGGCACCGGGACCGGACGCATCGGAGACGTGGACGAGACCGACCTGGCCGGCTTCGCCGAGCGCGTCGCGGCCGCCCTGCCCCGGACCGTCGGTGGGGTGCGCGTGGCCGGTGACCCGGGACGTACGGTGCGTCGGGTCGCGCTCGTCGGCGGCGCCGGCGACTTCCTGCTCGACGCGATGGCGCGCAGCGACGCGGACGTCTACGTGACCTCCGACCTGCGGCACCACCCCGCCTCGGAGTTCCTCGAGAAGGACGGGCCTGCGCTGGTCGACGTGGCCCACTGGGCGGCGGAGTGGACGTGGCTGCCTGTCGTCGAGGCGAGACTGCGGGAGGCGTGGGGGGATACGGTGGAGACCCGCGTGAGCACGACGCCCACCGACCCGTGGACAATGCTGGTCACGGGCTGA
- a CDS encoding sensor histidine kinase, with amino-acid sequence MSRRVPETGNDITQLTRTVNDMLERLETAFVGQRQFLDDAGHELRTPLTVLRGHLELLDASDPADVRATRDLLLDEVDRMGRLVDDLIMLAKSRRPDFLTPSPVDLDDLTTTVLAKARAMADREWQLDEVAPARVVADEHRITQALLQLVDNAVKHTNPGDTIALGSRVDGGTARLWVRDTGDGIAPEARTVVLQRFARAEVRPGDEGFGLGLSIVSAIAQAHGGRVVIEETEGGGATVIVEIAVQEDSWPAS; translated from the coding sequence CTGTCGCGCCGGGTCCCCGAGACCGGCAACGACATCACCCAGCTGACCCGCACGGTCAACGACATGCTGGAGCGGCTCGAGACCGCGTTCGTGGGCCAGCGCCAGTTCCTCGACGACGCCGGGCACGAGCTGCGTACGCCGCTCACCGTGCTCCGCGGGCACCTCGAGCTGCTCGACGCGAGCGACCCCGCCGACGTCCGCGCCACGCGCGACCTGCTGCTCGACGAGGTCGACCGGATGGGGCGACTGGTCGACGACCTGATCATGCTCGCCAAGTCGCGCCGTCCGGACTTCCTCACGCCCTCCCCCGTCGACCTCGACGACCTGACGACGACGGTCCTGGCCAAGGCCAGGGCGATGGCCGACCGCGAGTGGCAGCTCGACGAGGTGGCCCCCGCGCGCGTCGTTGCCGACGAGCACCGCATCACCCAGGCGCTGCTCCAGCTGGTCGACAACGCCGTCAAGCACACCAACCCGGGCGACACGATCGCCCTCGGCTCCCGGGTCGACGGAGGCACGGCTCGCCTCTGGGTGCGCGACACCGGCGACGGCATCGCCCCCGAAGCCCGTACGGTGGTGCTCCAGCGCTTCGCGCGCGCCGAGGTCCGCCCCGGCGACGAGGGCTTCGGCCTGGGCCTGTCGATCGTCTCGGCGATCGCCCAGGCGCACGGGGGCCGGGTGGTCATCGAGGAGACCGAGGGTGGCGGCGCCACCGTCATCGTGGAGATCGCAGTCCAGGAGGATTCGTGGCCAGCATCCTGA
- a CDS encoding response regulator transcription factor: MASILIVEDEERIASFVAKGLTAEGHVTTIRGDGPSGLDEALSGLHDLVVLDIGLPGMDGLEVLDQLRSQGSTVPVIVLTARDSVTDTVAALEGGADDYMAKPFRFAELLARVRVRLRQSQSGNGSGGGQDSLHAGGVDLDLRTRRATVDGRQVDLSAREFTLAEIFMLNAGHVLSREQLLDHVWGLDFDPGSNVVDVYVGYLRRKFGAGAISTVRGMGYRFNA; this comes from the coding sequence GTGGCCAGCATCCTGATCGTCGAGGACGAGGAGCGGATCGCCTCGTTCGTCGCGAAGGGCCTGACCGCGGAGGGCCACGTCACGACCATCCGAGGCGATGGCCCGTCCGGGCTGGACGAGGCCCTGTCGGGGCTGCACGACCTGGTCGTGCTCGACATCGGCCTGCCCGGCATGGACGGCCTCGAGGTGCTCGACCAGCTGCGCTCCCAGGGTTCGACGGTCCCCGTGATCGTGCTGACCGCGCGCGACTCCGTCACCGACACCGTGGCCGCGCTGGAGGGCGGCGCCGACGACTACATGGCCAAGCCGTTCCGCTTCGCCGAGCTGCTCGCCCGGGTGCGGGTGCGTCTGCGGCAGAGCCAGTCCGGCAACGGCTCGGGCGGCGGCCAGGACTCCCTGCACGCGGGAGGCGTCGACCTCGACCTGCGGACGCGGCGTGCCACCGTCGACGGCCGCCAGGTCGACCTCTCAGCGCGCGAGTTCACGCTCGCGGAGATCTTCATGCTCAACGCCGGCCACGTGCTGTCGCGCGAGCAGCTCCTCGACCACGTCTGGGGCCTCGACTTCGACCCCGGTTCCAACGTCGTCGACGTGTACGTCGGTTACCTGCGCA